From the Heliangelus exortis chromosome 14, bHelExo1.hap1, whole genome shotgun sequence genome, one window contains:
- the SHROOM4 gene encoding protein Shroom4 isoform X8: MESLDQPGQAYYEGDPSPIDQGIYHRKRDSAYSSFSASSIASDCALSLRPEEAASIDPGLQGPSKPPDGRYLTTGAEPPFSRHPEVWRASMPPQPPVRRDSLRAARGGDRRRALVSTDMLHAKGRWISDTFLCQRDGEVEAAGRRTPASYPTKDCLSADQYYMLSSQQDRCPTKPLLGESLKPGDRLYPDGSVHRVPDAAVVGDNPLLSPLKGHTLHRHSAPEQLLASQLRSLQVGTDSEQATPAPDGPCWTLSPLHPEDSRPESAGATQEAPLCPEPCRRLPPCHCCPEPQLASGQDGQSASLTHGTEGLAEEESRVGVRRAGGPPHRSAQMRRRSDRFATSLRNEIQRRKAQLQKSRGPGAPPPGEEPVEEADEPPEVSVPVEGPCAPTERLSPALSEDSRSPGHLGDRGIPTPDPLPVPKGPSSPERAVPTGRGCWRWSPEHKMQRQCSPSPGELQGYSQGPAAPSSPSQGSEEAVLLPFADRRRFFEESSRPAPPQHSKPPAGDPGAFQPPGPQRRDARHLSVDQPYGTPSPGRPGSASPYTECCREQPPCYKPLGRPGEMEYRRGFSYPYRGPLHSESCHYCGGDVCLPLLPRGHACHCHPQPWARCPDCCCLAPRPGREESDAWGPRRAFAPEFPPDEWEPPAITRKASQSISELSHYQMGFSRLGPFRPCFESAKTEWPPCYRATSTHDLSWDGDRLARSPESPLEPLHRPLRGRAFSESHLNLEPASPQARDQKDLLCAKLDPPGIPKKKGPPPPRPPPPNWEKYRQRQMSQRLSEGPGHGSAFTAAPVPSRSIIDVVLERSRSLTREQGGRSRGHAAWTPTLPDAWPRPEPPASLCRMPELDAGSAEISRAAVAGEEQLKAQHSWEMEEQSQRLVQNQKRGWAGLRRVSEHSLPLCGVRVPSPTTLESPKPSSGAVEDASCAAPRPQPRRVDSEELLWDMAGRDRSLATILDPSAPLSTTSAVMGELPVAGERQAWQEHFQHDWRLEVLAQDRQGFEPISPPPSSTASSTSFPVYCGAAGGKAELFSKVKELPEVVEGSSEDDEEEMDSELLEKKLQLIESLSRKLAVLREAQRGLQEDINANGVLGEDVAARLQALCTPGEFDKYRLFVGDLDKVVNLLLSLSGRLARVEAALNSLGPHAPAEDKVALREKQRLLVAQLEDAKELKEHVGRREEAVGAMVARYLPAEHLQDYQHFVKMKSALIAEQRELEEKIKLGQEQLRCLRESLGQAPKGC, encoded by the exons ATGGAGAGCCTGGACCAGCCTGGCCAGGCCTACTATGAAGGGGACCCCTCACCCATTGACCAGGGCATATATCACAGAAAGCGAGACTCGGCCTACAGCTCCTTCTCCGCCAGCTCCATCGCCTCTGACTGCGCCCTCTCCCTCCGCCCTGAGGAGGCTGCCTCTATTGACCCTGGTCTCCAAGGGCCCAGCAAGCCCCCAGACGGGCGCTACCTGACCACAGGGGCTGAGCCACCCTTCAGCCGGCATCCTGAGGTCTGGAGGGCTTCCAtgcctccccagccccctgtcAGGAGGGACAGCCTGCGGGCAGCTAGGGGAGGGGACAGGCGCCGGGCATTGGTTTCCACGGACATGTTGCATGCCAAGGGCCGGTGGATCTCTGACACCTTCCTCTGCCAGCGAGATGGGGAGGtagaggcagcaggcaggagaacGCCGGCATCATACCCCACCAAGGACTGTCTCTCTGCCGATCAATATTACATGCTGAGCTCCCAACAGGACCGGTGCCCAACCAAGCCACTCCTGGGGGAGAGCTTGAAGCCTGGTGACCGGCTGTACCCAGATGGCAGTGTGCACCGAGTGCCTGATGCTGCGGTGGTGGGTGACAACCCGCTGCTTTCACCCCTCAAGGGCCACACGCTGCATCGGCACAGTGctcctgagcagctgctggccTCCCAGCTCCGCTCCCTCCAGGTGGGCACTGACAGTGAGCAAGCCACTCCAGCCCCTGATGGGCCTTGTTGGACCCTTTCCCCTTTGCACCCTGAGGACAGCCGACCAGAGTCTGCAGGGGCCACCCAGGAGGCTCCGCTCTGCCCAGAGCCGTGCCGCCGCCTGCCGCCCTGCCACTGCTGCCCGGAGCCCCAGCTGGCCAGTGGGCAGGACGGGCAGAGTGCCAGCCTGACGCATGGCACAGAGGGGCTAGCAGAGGAGGAGAGCCGGGTGGGGGTCCGGAGAGCTGGGGGTCCTCCTCACCGTTCAGCTCAGATGCGCCGCCGCAGTGACCGCTTTGCCACAAGCCTGCGCAACGAGATCCAGCGGCGCAAGGCTCAGCTGCAGAAGAGCCGGGGGCCGGGTGCCCCGCCGCCGGGTGAGGAGCCGGTGGAGGAGGCAGATGAGCCCCCTGAGGTCAGTGTGCCAGTGGAGGGACCCTGTGCCCCAACTGAGCGCCTCAGCCCTGCGCTGAGTGAGGACAGCAGGAGCCCTGGCCACTTGGGGGACCGGGGCATCCCCACCCCTGACCCGCTGCCTGTCCCCAAAGGGCCCTCATCCCCTGAGAGGGCGGTGCCAACTGGCCGGGGCTGCTGGCGCTGGTCCCCAGAGCACAAGATGCAGCGGCAGTGCTCGCCCAGCCCTGGTGAGCTGCAGGGCTACAGCCAGGggccagcagcccccagctccccgTCACAGGGCAGCGAGGAGGCCGTCCTCCTGCCCTTCGCTGACCGCCGCCGCTTTTTTGAGGAGAGCAGCCGGCCAGCAccaccccagcacagcaagCCTCCGGCAGGTGATCCTGGtgccttccagccccctggTCCCCAGCGCCGGGATGCCCGCCACCTCTCCGTGGACCAGCCCTATGGCACTCCCTCACCTGGCCgccctggctctgccagcccctACACAGAATGCTGCCGGGAGCAGCCCCCCTGCTACAAGCCACTGGGAAGGCCGGGGGAGATGGAGTACCGGCGGGGCTTCTCCTACCCCTACAGGGGTCCCCTGCACTCTGAATCCTGCCACTACTGTGGAGGGGATGTGTGCCTCCCGCTGCTTCCCCGTGGCCATGCCTGCCATtgccacccccagccctgggcacgCTGCCCcgactgctgctgcctggccccCCGCCCTGGCCGGGAGGAGAGCGACGCCTGGGGCCCCCGGAGAGCTTTTGCCCCG GAATTTCCTCCAGATGAGTGGGAACCTCCAGCAATAACCAGGAAAGCCAGCCAGTCTATCAG cGAGCTCTCCCACTACCAAATGGGCTTCTCAAGGCTTGGCCCCTTCCGCCCCTGCTTTGAGAGTGCCAAGACAGAGTGGCCTCCCTGCTACCGGGCCACATCCACACATGACCTCTCGTGGGATGGCGACCGCCTGGCCCGCTCTCCAGAGAGTCCCCTGGAACCCCTGCACCGCCCGCTGCGGGGCAGAGCCTTCTCTGAGAGCCACCTGAACCTAGAGCCTGCCAGCCCTCAGGCCCGTGACCAGAAGGACCTTCTCTGTGCCAAGCTAGACCCTCCTGGCATCCCAAAAAAGAAGGGCCCTCCACCCCCCCGCCCACCTCCCCCAAACTGGGAGAAGTACAGGCAGCGCCAGATGTCCCAGCGCCTGTCAGAAGGTCCTGGCCACGGCTCTGCCTTCACTGCCGCACCGGTGCCAAGCCGCAGCATCATTGACGTTGTGCTTGAGCGGTCTCGGAGCCTCACCAGGGAGCAGGGGGGCCGGTCCAGGGGTCATGCCGCTTGGACTCCCACCCTGCCGGATGCCTGGCCCCGACCTGAGCCTCCTGCATCGCTCTGCAGGATGCCTGAGCTCGATGCTGGCAGTGCCGAGATTTCCAG GGCAGCAgtggctggggaggagcagctgaaggcacAGCACTCCTGGGAGATGGAGGAGCAGTCCCAAAGGCTTGTCCAGAACCAGAAGCGAGGCTGGGCTGGCCTGCGCAGGGTGAGTGAACACTCCCTTCCCCTGTGTGGTGTCCGTGTCCCCAGTCCCACCACCCTGGAGTCACCCAAGCCCAGCTCTGGAGCAGTGGAGGATGCGAGCTGCGCAGCACCCCGGCCCCAGCCTCGCCGTGTGGACTcggaggagctgctgtgggatATGGCAGGCAGGGACCGCTCTCTGGCCACCATCCTGGACCCCTCAGCCCCCCTCAGTACCACTAGTGCAGTGATGGGCGAGCTGCCGGTGGCAGGGGAGAGGCAGGCCTGGCAGGAGCATTTCCAGCACGACTGGCGCCTGGAGGTCCTGGCACAGGACAG GCAGGGCTTTGAGCCCATCTCGCCACccccctccagcactgccagctccaccTCCTTCCCGGTGTATTGTGGTGCAGCAGGAGGCAAAGCTGAGCTGTTCAGCAAGGTGAAGGAGCTGCCAGAGGTGGTGGAGGGGAGCTCggaggatgatgaggaggagatggacagtgagctgctggaaaagaaG ctgcagctgatCGAGAGCCTGAGCCGCAAGCTGGCTGTTCTGCGGGAGGCACAgcgggggctgcaggaggacatCAATGCCAACGGGGTGCTGGGTGAGGACGTGGCTGCCCGCTTGCAAGCCCTCTGCACACCAGGGGAATTTGACAAATACCGCCTCTTCGTGGGTGACCTGGACAAGGTGGTCaacctcctgctctccctctctGGACGCCTGGCCCGGGTGGAGGCTGCCCTGAACAGCCTGGGGCCACACGCCCCTGCCGAGGACAAG GTGGCCCTGCGGGAGAAGCAGCGACtgctggtggcacagctggAGGACGCCAAGGAGCTGAAGGAGCACGTGGGACGGCGCGAAGAGGCGGTGGGTGCCATGGTGGCACGGTACCTACCTGCCGAGCACCTCCAGGACTACCAGCACTTTGTCAAGATGAAATCGGCCCTCATTGCTGAGCAgcgggagctggaggagaagatCAAACTGGGCCAGGAGCAGCTCCGCTGCTTGCGTGAGAGCCTTGGCCAGGCCCCCAAGGGCTGCtag
- the SHROOM4 gene encoding protein Shroom4 isoform X7, translated as MHCPADAFSLSWPSGCDASELSLQWNPLSRHCSTDRSSSIGSMESLDQPGQAYYEGDPSPIDQGIYHRKRDSAYSSFSASSIASDCALSLRPEEAASIDPGLQGPSKPPDGRYLTTGAEPPFSRHPEVWRASMPPQPPVRRDSLRAARGGDRRRALVSTDMLHAKGRWISDTFLCQRDGEVEAAGRRTPASYPTKDCLSADQYYMLSSQQDRCPTKPLLGESLKPGDRLYPDGSVHRVPDAAVVGDNPLLSPLKGHTLHRHSAPEQLLASQLRSLQVGTDSEQATPAPDGPCWTLSPLHPEDSRPESAGATQEAPLCPEPCRRLPPCHCCPEPQLASGQDGQSASLTHGTEGLAEEESRVGVRRAGGPPHRSAQMRRRSDRFATSLRNEIQRRKAQLQKSRGPGAPPPGEEPVEEADEPPEVSVPVEGPCAPTERLSPALSEDSRSPGHLGDRGIPTPDPLPVPKGPSSPERAVPTGRGCWRWSPEHKMQRQCSPSPGELQGYSQGPAAPSSPSQGSEEAVLLPFADRRRFFEESSRPAPPQHSKPPAGDPGAFQPPGPQRRDARHLSVDQPYGTPSPGRPGSASPYTECCREQPPCYKPLGRPGEMEYRRGFSYPYRGPLHSESCHYCGGDVCLPLLPRGHACHCHPQPWARCPDCCCLAPRPGREESDAWGPRRAFAPEFPPDEWEPPAITRKASQSISELSHYQMGFSRLGPFRPCFESAKTEWPPCYRATSTHDLSWDGDRLARSPESPLEPLHRPLRGRAFSESHLNLEPASPQARDQKDLLCAKLDPPGIPKKKGPPPPRPPPPNWEKYRQRQMSQRLSEGPGHGSAFTAAPVPSRSIIDVVLERSRSLTREQGGRSRGHAAWTPTLPDAWPRPEPPASLCRMPELDAGSAEISRAAVAGEEQLKAQHSWEMEEQSQRLVQNQKRGWAGLRRVSEHSLPLCGVRVPSPTTLESPKPSSGAVEDASCAAPRPQPRRVDSEELLWDMAGRDRSLATILDPSAPLSTTSAVMGELPVAGERQAWQEHFQHDWRLEVLAQDRQGFEPISPPPSSTASSTSFPVYCGAAGGKAELFSKVKELPEVVEGSSEDDEEEMDSELLEKKLQLIESLSRKLAVLREAQRGLQEDINANGVLGEDVAARLQALCTPGEFDKYRLFVGDLDKVVNLLLSLSGRLARVEAALNSLGPHAPAEDKVALREKQRLLVAQLEDAKELKEHVGRREEAVGAMVARYLPAEHLQDYQHFVKMKSALIAEQRELEEKIKLGQEQLRCLRESLGQAPKGC; from the exons ATGCACTGCCCCGCCGAtgccttcagcctctcctggccCTCGGGATGTGATGCCAG TGAGCTGTCCCTGCAGTGGAACCCGCTGTCCCGGCACTGCAGCACTGACCGGAGCAGCTCCATCGGGAGCATGGAGAGCCTGGACCAGCCTGGCCAGGCCTACTATGAAGGGGACCCCTCACCCATTGACCAGGGCATATATCACAGAAAGCGAGACTCGGCCTACAGCTCCTTCTCCGCCAGCTCCATCGCCTCTGACTGCGCCCTCTCCCTCCGCCCTGAGGAGGCTGCCTCTATTGACCCTGGTCTCCAAGGGCCCAGCAAGCCCCCAGACGGGCGCTACCTGACCACAGGGGCTGAGCCACCCTTCAGCCGGCATCCTGAGGTCTGGAGGGCTTCCAtgcctccccagccccctgtcAGGAGGGACAGCCTGCGGGCAGCTAGGGGAGGGGACAGGCGCCGGGCATTGGTTTCCACGGACATGTTGCATGCCAAGGGCCGGTGGATCTCTGACACCTTCCTCTGCCAGCGAGATGGGGAGGtagaggcagcaggcaggagaacGCCGGCATCATACCCCACCAAGGACTGTCTCTCTGCCGATCAATATTACATGCTGAGCTCCCAACAGGACCGGTGCCCAACCAAGCCACTCCTGGGGGAGAGCTTGAAGCCTGGTGACCGGCTGTACCCAGATGGCAGTGTGCACCGAGTGCCTGATGCTGCGGTGGTGGGTGACAACCCGCTGCTTTCACCCCTCAAGGGCCACACGCTGCATCGGCACAGTGctcctgagcagctgctggccTCCCAGCTCCGCTCCCTCCAGGTGGGCACTGACAGTGAGCAAGCCACTCCAGCCCCTGATGGGCCTTGTTGGACCCTTTCCCCTTTGCACCCTGAGGACAGCCGACCAGAGTCTGCAGGGGCCACCCAGGAGGCTCCGCTCTGCCCAGAGCCGTGCCGCCGCCTGCCGCCCTGCCACTGCTGCCCGGAGCCCCAGCTGGCCAGTGGGCAGGACGGGCAGAGTGCCAGCCTGACGCATGGCACAGAGGGGCTAGCAGAGGAGGAGAGCCGGGTGGGGGTCCGGAGAGCTGGGGGTCCTCCTCACCGTTCAGCTCAGATGCGCCGCCGCAGTGACCGCTTTGCCACAAGCCTGCGCAACGAGATCCAGCGGCGCAAGGCTCAGCTGCAGAAGAGCCGGGGGCCGGGTGCCCCGCCGCCGGGTGAGGAGCCGGTGGAGGAGGCAGATGAGCCCCCTGAGGTCAGTGTGCCAGTGGAGGGACCCTGTGCCCCAACTGAGCGCCTCAGCCCTGCGCTGAGTGAGGACAGCAGGAGCCCTGGCCACTTGGGGGACCGGGGCATCCCCACCCCTGACCCGCTGCCTGTCCCCAAAGGGCCCTCATCCCCTGAGAGGGCGGTGCCAACTGGCCGGGGCTGCTGGCGCTGGTCCCCAGAGCACAAGATGCAGCGGCAGTGCTCGCCCAGCCCTGGTGAGCTGCAGGGCTACAGCCAGGggccagcagcccccagctccccgTCACAGGGCAGCGAGGAGGCCGTCCTCCTGCCCTTCGCTGACCGCCGCCGCTTTTTTGAGGAGAGCAGCCGGCCAGCAccaccccagcacagcaagCCTCCGGCAGGTGATCCTGGtgccttccagccccctggTCCCCAGCGCCGGGATGCCCGCCACCTCTCCGTGGACCAGCCCTATGGCACTCCCTCACCTGGCCgccctggctctgccagcccctACACAGAATGCTGCCGGGAGCAGCCCCCCTGCTACAAGCCACTGGGAAGGCCGGGGGAGATGGAGTACCGGCGGGGCTTCTCCTACCCCTACAGGGGTCCCCTGCACTCTGAATCCTGCCACTACTGTGGAGGGGATGTGTGCCTCCCGCTGCTTCCCCGTGGCCATGCCTGCCATtgccacccccagccctgggcacgCTGCCCcgactgctgctgcctggccccCCGCCCTGGCCGGGAGGAGAGCGACGCCTGGGGCCCCCGGAGAGCTTTTGCCCCG GAATTTCCTCCAGATGAGTGGGAACCTCCAGCAATAACCAGGAAAGCCAGCCAGTCTATCAG cGAGCTCTCCCACTACCAAATGGGCTTCTCAAGGCTTGGCCCCTTCCGCCCCTGCTTTGAGAGTGCCAAGACAGAGTGGCCTCCCTGCTACCGGGCCACATCCACACATGACCTCTCGTGGGATGGCGACCGCCTGGCCCGCTCTCCAGAGAGTCCCCTGGAACCCCTGCACCGCCCGCTGCGGGGCAGAGCCTTCTCTGAGAGCCACCTGAACCTAGAGCCTGCCAGCCCTCAGGCCCGTGACCAGAAGGACCTTCTCTGTGCCAAGCTAGACCCTCCTGGCATCCCAAAAAAGAAGGGCCCTCCACCCCCCCGCCCACCTCCCCCAAACTGGGAGAAGTACAGGCAGCGCCAGATGTCCCAGCGCCTGTCAGAAGGTCCTGGCCACGGCTCTGCCTTCACTGCCGCACCGGTGCCAAGCCGCAGCATCATTGACGTTGTGCTTGAGCGGTCTCGGAGCCTCACCAGGGAGCAGGGGGGCCGGTCCAGGGGTCATGCCGCTTGGACTCCCACCCTGCCGGATGCCTGGCCCCGACCTGAGCCTCCTGCATCGCTCTGCAGGATGCCTGAGCTCGATGCTGGCAGTGCCGAGATTTCCAG GGCAGCAgtggctggggaggagcagctgaaggcacAGCACTCCTGGGAGATGGAGGAGCAGTCCCAAAGGCTTGTCCAGAACCAGAAGCGAGGCTGGGCTGGCCTGCGCAGGGTGAGTGAACACTCCCTTCCCCTGTGTGGTGTCCGTGTCCCCAGTCCCACCACCCTGGAGTCACCCAAGCCCAGCTCTGGAGCAGTGGAGGATGCGAGCTGCGCAGCACCCCGGCCCCAGCCTCGCCGTGTGGACTcggaggagctgctgtgggatATGGCAGGCAGGGACCGCTCTCTGGCCACCATCCTGGACCCCTCAGCCCCCCTCAGTACCACTAGTGCAGTGATGGGCGAGCTGCCGGTGGCAGGGGAGAGGCAGGCCTGGCAGGAGCATTTCCAGCACGACTGGCGCCTGGAGGTCCTGGCACAGGACAG GCAGGGCTTTGAGCCCATCTCGCCACccccctccagcactgccagctccaccTCCTTCCCGGTGTATTGTGGTGCAGCAGGAGGCAAAGCTGAGCTGTTCAGCAAGGTGAAGGAGCTGCCAGAGGTGGTGGAGGGGAGCTCggaggatgatgaggaggagatggacagtgagctgctggaaaagaaG ctgcagctgatCGAGAGCCTGAGCCGCAAGCTGGCTGTTCTGCGGGAGGCACAgcgggggctgcaggaggacatCAATGCCAACGGGGTGCTGGGTGAGGACGTGGCTGCCCGCTTGCAAGCCCTCTGCACACCAGGGGAATTTGACAAATACCGCCTCTTCGTGGGTGACCTGGACAAGGTGGTCaacctcctgctctccctctctGGACGCCTGGCCCGGGTGGAGGCTGCCCTGAACAGCCTGGGGCCACACGCCCCTGCCGAGGACAAG GTGGCCCTGCGGGAGAAGCAGCGACtgctggtggcacagctggAGGACGCCAAGGAGCTGAAGGAGCACGTGGGACGGCGCGAAGAGGCGGTGGGTGCCATGGTGGCACGGTACCTACCTGCCGAGCACCTCCAGGACTACCAGCACTTTGTCAAGATGAAATCGGCCCTCATTGCTGAGCAgcgggagctggaggagaagatCAAACTGGGCCAGGAGCAGCTCCGCTGCTTGCGTGAGAGCCTTGGCCAGGCCCCCAAGGGCTGCtag